A genomic region of Fundidesulfovibrio terrae contains the following coding sequences:
- a CDS encoding CerR family C-terminal domain-containing protein — translation MEQDETKLRLLNAAGEVFSEKGFLCGTIREICALAHTNVASVNYHFGGKKELYEALLEHCHREGLRRHPPDAGLKDGAQAEQALGAFIRSFLNRTLGHDGPAWSTRLMAREMADPSPGVARMVASSVRPNFDRLSAIVAALMGGGASDTDIRNCALSVVGQCQHYYRAKGAIGCMFPDMTWDAAGIEFLTNHILRFSLAAIRGYRQEGKHSNEAC, via the coding sequence TTGGAACAGGATGAAACCAAACTTCGGCTCCTGAACGCTGCGGGGGAGGTTTTTTCCGAAAAGGGCTTCCTCTGCGGCACCATCCGGGAGATTTGCGCCCTGGCCCACACCAACGTGGCCTCGGTGAACTACCATTTCGGCGGCAAGAAGGAGCTTTACGAGGCCCTTCTCGAGCACTGCCACCGCGAAGGCCTGCGCCGCCATCCCCCCGACGCCGGACTCAAGGACGGCGCCCAGGCCGAACAGGCGCTCGGGGCGTTCATCCGCTCATTCCTCAACCGCACTCTGGGCCACGATGGCCCTGCCTGGAGCACGCGCCTCATGGCCCGCGAGATGGCCGACCCGTCTCCGGGCGTGGCCCGCATGGTGGCCTCGTCCGTCAGGCCCAATTTCGACCGCCTCTCGGCTATCGTGGCCGCCCTGATGGGCGGGGGAGCCAGCGATACGGACATCCGCAACTGCGCCCTGTCCGTGGTGGGACAATGCCAGCACTACTACCGGGCCAAGGGGGCCATCGGGTGCATGTTCCCGGACATGACCTGGGACGCCGCCGGAATCGAATTCCTCACCAATCATATTCTGCGGTTCAGCCTTGCCGCCATCCGCGGATACCGTCAGGAAGGAAAGCACAGCAATGAAGCGTGTTAA
- a CDS encoding efflux RND transporter periplasmic adaptor subunit, whose protein sequence is MKRVNFVAALATLFFSAFLTGCSGDKEAKGPAKRPVPVSVAKVESGSIPVRLAAVGNVEAYQSAAIKTQVGGLIVEQRVRDGQEVAAGEVLFVLDPRPFQAAIKDAQGKLERDQALLKKAEDDLVRYTGLQQKDVISRQQYDQAFTDARSLRASIKLSEAAIEQARLQLEYSVIRAPFAGRVGAVLVNVGNVIKANDDRNLLVLNQFQPIYVSFAVPEQHLPEIAGRMGKGAPLEVLATVGGGGSQETGKLVSVDNSVDRTTGTIKLKGLFENSGKTLWPGQFANVTLNLAARENVLTVPNAAVQIGLQGNFVYVVTPRNTAEFRLVETGGVVSGRTIVAKGLEAGDTVVTDGHVRLAPNSPVEIKGGQDAQGKTS, encoded by the coding sequence ATGAAGCGTGTTAATTTCGTCGCGGCCCTTGCGACCCTGTTTTTTTCGGCATTCCTGACGGGCTGCTCCGGCGACAAGGAGGCCAAGGGCCCGGCCAAGCGGCCCGTGCCCGTGTCCGTGGCCAAGGTGGAGTCCGGCAGCATCCCGGTGCGCCTCGCGGCCGTGGGAAACGTGGAAGCCTACCAGAGCGCGGCCATAAAGACCCAGGTGGGCGGGCTCATCGTGGAGCAGCGCGTGCGCGACGGCCAGGAGGTGGCCGCCGGGGAGGTGCTCTTCGTGCTGGACCCCCGTCCCTTCCAGGCGGCCATCAAGGATGCCCAGGGCAAGCTCGAGCGAGACCAGGCCCTCCTGAAAAAGGCCGAGGACGATCTGGTGCGCTACACGGGCCTGCAACAAAAGGACGTCATCAGCCGGCAGCAGTACGACCAGGCGTTCACGGACGCCCGCAGCCTGCGCGCCTCCATTAAGCTCTCCGAGGCGGCCATCGAGCAGGCCCGGCTCCAGTTGGAATACTCGGTCATCAGGGCCCCCTTCGCCGGACGGGTAGGGGCGGTGCTGGTGAACGTGGGCAACGTGATCAAGGCCAACGACGACCGCAACCTGCTGGTGCTCAACCAGTTCCAGCCCATCTACGTGAGCTTTGCGGTGCCGGAGCAGCACCTGCCCGAGATCGCCGGGCGCATGGGCAAGGGAGCCCCGCTCGAGGTGCTGGCCACAGTGGGCGGGGGCGGAAGCCAGGAGACGGGCAAGCTGGTCTCCGTGGACAACTCCGTGGACCGAACCACCGGCACCATCAAGCTCAAGGGCCTCTTCGAGAATTCCGGCAAGACCCTCTGGCCGGGCCAGTTCGCCAACGTGACCCTCAATCTGGCCGCCCGTGAAAACGTGCTCACTGTGCCCAACGCCGCAGTGCAGATCGGCCTGCAGGGCAACTTCGTCTACGTGGTCACCCCGCGGAACACGGCCGAATTCCGCCTGGTGGAGACCGGCGGGGTGGTGTCCGGGCGCACCATCGTCGCCAAGGGCCTGGAAGCCGGAGACACCGTGGTCACCGACGGGCATGTGCGCCTGGCCCCCAACTCCCCGGTTGAAATCAAGGGCGGGCAGGACGCCCAGGGGAAGACCTCATGA
- a CDS encoding efflux RND transporter permease subunit: MSLSSGFIKRPVMTTLVMAALLIFGVMGYISLPVSDLPNVDFPTIQVTATFPGASPETMAASVATPLEKQFSTIAGLDSMSSSSTLGLTKITLQFDLSRDIDAAAQDVNSAIALAVKDVPPEMTTPPTYRKVNPADQPILYLAVTSPTMRLSDLNEYAETLLAQRISMVSGVSQVVVYGSQKYAVRVQLDPDALAGRDIGVDEIASAVRQANANLPTGTMPGPQREYTVQASGQLMRAENFNPVIVAYRNGAPVRLNEIGRAVDSVENDRRRNFYNNEPGFVLAIMRQPGTNTVAVVDAVKKLLPGFKAQLPEAVNMEIMIDRSVSIRESVEDVKFTLVLTVFLVIAVIFVFLRNFSATLIPSLALPLSLMGTFALMYQFKFSLNNISLMALTLSVGFVVDDAIVMLENIVRHMEMGKPPLKAAYEGASEVSFTILSMTLSLTAVFLPVLFMGGVVGRLFKEFAVTICVAILFSGFVSLSLTPMLCSLWLKPHHGERHGRFYMLVERGFDAVLAAYDASLKWVISHRRLTMLFSLSLLVVTGWLFTSIPKGFLPSEDIGQVLMITEAEQGISFAAMVEKQKKLMDIVSGDENIEGFMSVVGAGGPVATLNSGRMFMKLKPRRDRPLSADQLIQKLRPKLAQVPGIMAFLQNPPSIRLGGNFTKGLYQYTLQAPDTNDLFKYSIELEEKLKELPLLQDVNSDLQLKNPQVFLEIDRDKTSALGISVQQIEDALYTSYGTRQVSTIYAPNNSYQVIMELLPKYQGDPTLMSRLYVRSTTTGKLVPLDVLVKRSLNVGPLSVNHSGQLPSVTLSFNLRPGTSLSQAVAAVADVSRQVLPATFSTKFEGTAQAFQSSMAGMSVLVILSIVVIYIVLGILYESFIHPLTILSGLPAAGVGALATLTLFRLDLDIYGFVGIIMLIGIVKKNAIMMIDFAIEAQREEGLTPAEAIYKGCLVRFRPIMMTTMAALMGTLPIALGFGAGAEARRPLGLAVVGGLMVSQLLTLYFTPVYYMYLDRFQTWLGRRFKRSAAPEPEAAPSAPH, encoded by the coding sequence ATGAGCCTCTCCTCGGGGTTCATCAAGCGCCCGGTCATGACCACCCTGGTCATGGCGGCGCTGCTCATTTTCGGCGTCATGGGCTACATCTCGCTGCCCGTGTCCGACCTGCCCAACGTGGACTTCCCCACCATCCAGGTCACGGCCACCTTCCCTGGCGCGAGCCCGGAGACCATGGCCGCCTCCGTGGCCACGCCCCTGGAGAAGCAGTTCTCCACCATCGCGGGCCTGGACTCCATGAGCTCCAGCTCCACCCTGGGCCTGACCAAGATCACCCTGCAGTTCGACCTGTCGCGCGACATCGACGCCGCCGCTCAGGACGTGAACTCGGCCATCGCCCTGGCGGTCAAGGACGTACCCCCGGAGATGACCACCCCGCCCACCTACCGCAAGGTGAACCCGGCGGACCAGCCCATCCTCTACCTGGCCGTCACCTCGCCCACCATGCGCCTCTCGGACCTGAACGAGTACGCCGAGACCCTGCTGGCCCAGCGCATCTCCATGGTCTCGGGCGTGTCCCAGGTGGTGGTGTACGGGTCGCAGAAGTACGCCGTACGCGTGCAGTTGGACCCCGACGCCCTGGCCGGGCGCGACATCGGCGTGGACGAGATCGCAAGCGCGGTTCGCCAGGCCAACGCCAACCTGCCCACCGGCACCATGCCCGGCCCGCAGCGCGAATACACGGTGCAGGCATCCGGGCAGCTCATGCGCGCTGAGAATTTCAACCCGGTGATCGTGGCCTACCGCAACGGCGCCCCCGTGCGCCTCAATGAAATCGGGCGGGCCGTGGACTCCGTGGAGAACGACCGCCGCCGCAACTTCTACAACAACGAGCCCGGCTTCGTGCTGGCCATCATGCGTCAGCCCGGCACCAACACCGTGGCCGTGGTGGATGCGGTGAAGAAGCTTCTGCCCGGCTTCAAGGCCCAGCTGCCCGAGGCCGTGAACATGGAGATCATGATCGACCGGTCGGTCTCCATCCGGGAATCCGTGGAGGACGTGAAGTTCACCCTGGTGCTCACGGTGTTTTTGGTCATCGCGGTGATCTTCGTGTTCCTACGCAACTTCTCGGCCACGCTGATCCCGTCGCTGGCCCTGCCGCTGTCGCTCATGGGCACGTTCGCGCTCATGTACCAGTTCAAATTCAGCCTGAACAACATCTCGCTCATGGCGCTCACGCTCTCGGTGGGCTTCGTGGTGGACGACGCCATCGTCATGCTCGAGAACATCGTGCGCCACATGGAGATGGGCAAGCCGCCGCTCAAGGCCGCCTACGAGGGGGCCTCGGAGGTCAGCTTCACCATCCTCTCCATGACCCTTTCGCTCACGGCGGTGTTCCTCCCGGTGCTCTTCATGGGCGGCGTGGTGGGCAGGCTCTTCAAGGAATTCGCGGTCACCATCTGCGTGGCCATCCTGTTCTCTGGGTTCGTGTCGCTGTCGCTGACCCCCATGCTCTGCTCCCTGTGGCTGAAGCCCCACCACGGCGAGCGGCACGGGCGCTTCTACATGCTGGTGGAGCGCGGCTTCGACGCGGTGCTGGCCGCCTACGACGCAAGCCTCAAGTGGGTCATCTCCCACCGCCGCCTGACCATGCTCTTCTCGCTGTCGCTGCTGGTGGTGACCGGCTGGCTGTTCACCTCCATCCCCAAGGGCTTCCTGCCCAGCGAGGACATCGGCCAGGTGCTCATGATCACCGAGGCCGAGCAGGGCATCAGCTTCGCGGCCATGGTGGAGAAGCAGAAGAAGCTCATGGACATCGTCAGCGGCGACGAGAACATCGAAGGCTTCATGTCCGTGGTGGGCGCGGGCGGCCCCGTGGCCACGCTCAACTCCGGGCGCATGTTCATGAAGCTGAAGCCCCGCCGCGACCGGCCGCTCTCCGCCGACCAGCTCATCCAGAAGCTTCGGCCCAAGCTGGCCCAGGTGCCGGGCATCATGGCCTTTTTGCAGAACCCGCCTTCCATCCGCCTGGGCGGCAACTTCACCAAGGGCCTCTACCAGTACACCCTGCAGGCCCCGGACACGAACGACCTGTTCAAGTACTCCATCGAACTCGAGGAGAAGCTCAAGGAGCTGCCCCTCCTCCAGGACGTGAACTCCGACCTGCAACTGAAGAACCCCCAGGTGTTCCTGGAGATCGACCGCGACAAGACCTCGGCCCTGGGCATAAGCGTGCAGCAGATCGAGGACGCCCTGTACACGTCCTACGGCACCCGCCAGGTGTCCACCATCTACGCCCCCAACAACTCCTACCAGGTGATCATGGAGCTTCTGCCCAAGTACCAGGGCGATCCCACGCTCATGTCGCGCCTGTACGTGCGCTCCACCACCACGGGCAAACTCGTGCCCCTGGACGTGCTGGTGAAACGCTCCCTCAACGTGGGGCCGCTCTCGGTGAACCACTCCGGCCAGCTGCCCTCGGTGACGCTCTCCTTCAACTTGCGCCCGGGCACTTCGCTCAGCCAGGCGGTCGCAGCCGTGGCGGACGTCTCGCGCCAGGTCCTGCCCGCGACGTTCTCCACCAAGTTCGAGGGCACGGCCCAGGCGTTCCAGTCCTCCATGGCGGGCATGTCGGTGCTGGTGATCCTGTCGATCGTGGTCATCTACATCGTGCTGGGCATCCTGTACGAGTCCTTCATCCACCCGCTGACCATCCTCTCGGGCCTTCCGGCGGCTGGCGTGGGCGCTCTGGCCACGCTCACGCTCTTCCGGCTGGACCTGGACATCTACGGGTTCGTGGGCATCATCATGCTCATCGGCATCGTGAAGAAGAACGCCATCATGATGATCGACTTCGCCATCGAGGCCCAGCGCGAGGAGGGCCTGACCCCGGCCGAGGCCATCTACAAGGGCTGCCTGGTGCGTTTCAGGCCCATCATGATGACCACCATGGCCGCGCTCATGGGCACGCTGCCCATCGCCCTGGGCTTCGGCGCGGGCGCGGAGGCCCGCAGGCCCCTGGGACTGGCCGTGGTGGGCGGGCTCATGGTGTCGCAGCTGCTCACGCTGTACTTCACGCCGGTCTATTACATGTACCTGGACCGCTTCCAGACCTGGCTGGGCAGGCGCTTCAAGAGAAGCGCGGCCCCGGAGCCCGAGGCCGCGCCCAGTGCGCCGCACTGA
- a CDS encoding cyclase family protein, with amino-acid sequence MRIIDLTLPLADGMTVYPGDPPVRVRQVHDLASHGWRLHEISLGSHAGTHVNAPWHMAGEGARLEDVPLASFVARAVVRDVSGASLAPGPDGTPCAGASDPGGRRVGSGWPSGLPLPAGVGLIYARAPLDARELPLVLAARPPFVAQAVKFPLDVDVERELCRAGIVSFENLANTAELPRGREFLFCGLPLAVPGDGAPVRAVAILDED; translated from the coding sequence ATGCGTATCATCGACCTGACGCTTCCGCTCGCGGACGGCATGACCGTCTACCCCGGCGACCCGCCGGTGCGGGTGCGCCAGGTGCACGACCTGGCGTCGCATGGCTGGCGGCTGCACGAGATATCGCTTGGCAGCCACGCGGGCACCCACGTCAACGCGCCCTGGCACATGGCCGGGGAGGGCGCGCGCCTGGAGGATGTGCCGCTTGCGAGCTTCGTGGCCCGGGCCGTGGTTCGAGACGTTTCGGGCGCAAGCTTGGCCCCGGGTCCGGACGGCACCCCGTGCGCCGGGGCGTCGGACCCTGGTGGGCGAAGGGTGGGCAGCGGCTGGCCCTCCGGCCTTCCGCTTCCCGCCGGCGTCGGCCTCATCTACGCGAGAGCCCCCCTGGATGCGCGCGAACTGCCCCTGGTGCTGGCCGCAAGGCCTCCGTTCGTGGCCCAGGCCGTGAAATTTCCCCTGGACGTGGACGTTGAGCGCGAACTGTGCCGGGCCGGGATCGTGAGCTTTGAGAATCTCGCCAACACCGCCGAACTGCCGCGCGGCCGGGAGTTCCTCTTCTGCGGCCTGCCGCTGGCCGTCCCGGGCGACGGCGCACCGGTGCGGGCGGTGGCGATACTCGACGAAGATTAG
- a CDS encoding FUSC family protein codes for MKLPKPSPVHLKHALKTALAAVCTYALTVLFHLPQGYWAVISVIIVMQNNLGSSYQVGVNRIIGTAVGAVMGAACMSLLGPGAMALGVGVGLTILICAYFIHLHESFRMAGLTATIIILLSNQNETFMEYAVFRFLEISLGVTVSLAFSAFIWPSRAGRQFKLGVVKALHDEAAYYSILLACRISPDCDMHEEAATRKQLEATREANHALLEEAKKEPAGLSKQDHISVSLFNFTERIAEHMLSMESAVHHDDLESLHGMVAKEMDMLAQTTITAMTRLALAVSQDRDPGPMDDLKRAVAAAEDGLSRIRKQHVLPTYDLEPVMRFFSYYYNMREVAVELTGMAERATLLAGE; via the coding sequence ATGAAACTGCCCAAGCCAAGCCCCGTCCATCTCAAGCACGCCCTCAAGACCGCCCTCGCGGCCGTCTGCACCTACGCCCTCACCGTTCTTTTCCACCTGCCCCAGGGTTACTGGGCGGTCATCAGCGTCATCATCGTCATGCAGAACAACCTGGGCAGCTCCTACCAGGTCGGCGTCAACCGCATCATCGGTACCGCCGTGGGGGCCGTCATGGGCGCGGCATGCATGTCGCTTCTGGGGCCCGGGGCCATGGCCCTGGGCGTGGGCGTGGGCCTGACCATCCTGATCTGCGCTTACTTCATCCACCTGCACGAATCCTTCCGCATGGCCGGGCTCACCGCCACCATCATCATCCTGCTCTCCAACCAGAACGAAACTTTCATGGAATACGCCGTGTTCCGCTTCCTGGAGATCAGCCTCGGCGTGACCGTGTCCCTGGCCTTCTCGGCCTTCATCTGGCCCTCGCGAGCAGGGCGCCAGTTCAAGCTGGGCGTGGTCAAGGCCCTACACGACGAGGCCGCCTACTACTCCATCCTGCTGGCCTGCCGCATCTCGCCCGACTGCGACATGCACGAGGAGGCAGCCACCAGGAAGCAGCTGGAGGCCACCCGCGAAGCCAACCACGCCCTCCTGGAGGAAGCCAAGAAGGAACCCGCCGGGCTCTCCAAGCAGGACCACATCAGCGTCTCGCTTTTCAACTTCACCGAGCGCATCGCCGAACACATGCTCTCCATGGAATCGGCCGTGCACCACGACGATCTCGAATCGCTGCACGGGATGGTGGCCAAGGAAATGGACATGCTGGCCCAGACCACCATCACCGCCATGACCCGTCTGGCCCTGGCCGTCTCCCAGGACCGCGACCCCGGCCCCATGGACGACCTCAAACGCGCAGTGGCCGCCGCCGAGGATGGGCTGTCGCGCATCCGCAAGCAACACGTCCTGCCCACCTACGACCTGGAGCCGGTCATGAGATTTTTCAGCTATTACTACAATATGCGCGAGGTCGCCGTGGAGCTGACCGGCATGGCCGAACGCGCGACCCTGCTCGCGGGAGAGTGA
- a CDS encoding ABC transporter substrate-binding protein has protein sequence MAWRILAALALVVSSALPSIASETVKIGAVVSVTGPASFLGEPEKNTLLMLQDQLNASGGLGGKKVELVVYDDESDVNKAVLATEKLLKKDQVAAIVGPTTSGNTLAIMGKAAEAKVPLVSMSAAEKIVNPVNPWVFKTPQSDRLAVGKILNHAKAQGYRKIAIVTVSDGFGQAGREVLKELVPASGMELVADEVYGPKDTDMTAQLTKIAASAPHAVICWGTNPGPAVVARNRAQLGMKTPLYMSHGVASGKFIELAGEAAEGLVLPASWLIVADQMPGGPFKALLAGYIDSYTKKFGSAPSAFGGYAWDGLMLLAEAAKISGSTASGGLRDGLEKVKDYQSATGVFTFSDKDHNGLDETSFAMVKIEGGKFVLLK, from the coding sequence ATGGCTTGGCGTATCCTTGCGGCCTTGGCGCTCGTGGTGTCTTCCGCGCTGCCCTCAATCGCGTCCGAAACGGTCAAGATTGGGGCGGTTGTCTCCGTGACCGGCCCAGCTTCGTTTTTGGGCGAACCCGAGAAGAACACGCTCCTCATGCTCCAGGACCAACTCAACGCTTCGGGCGGCCTCGGAGGCAAGAAGGTGGAGCTGGTGGTCTACGACGACGAATCCGACGTGAACAAGGCGGTGCTGGCCACCGAGAAGCTCCTGAAGAAGGACCAGGTGGCGGCCATCGTGGGGCCGACCACGTCCGGCAATACGCTGGCCATCATGGGCAAGGCGGCCGAGGCCAAGGTGCCGCTGGTGTCCATGTCGGCGGCGGAGAAGATCGTGAACCCGGTCAACCCGTGGGTGTTCAAGACCCCGCAGTCCGACCGCCTGGCCGTGGGCAAGATCCTGAACCACGCCAAGGCCCAGGGGTACAGGAAGATCGCCATCGTCACAGTGTCCGACGGCTTCGGCCAGGCCGGGCGCGAGGTGCTCAAGGAGCTCGTCCCCGCCTCCGGCATGGAGCTCGTGGCCGACGAGGTCTACGGCCCCAAGGACACCGACATGACCGCCCAGCTCACCAAGATCGCGGCCAGCGCACCCCATGCGGTGATCTGCTGGGGCACCAACCCCGGCCCGGCCGTGGTGGCCCGCAACCGCGCCCAACTGGGCATGAAGACGCCCCTGTACATGAGCCACGGAGTTGCCTCGGGCAAGTTCATCGAACTTGCGGGCGAGGCGGCCGAGGGCCTGGTGCTCCCGGCCAGCTGGCTCATCGTGGCCGACCAGATGCCTGGCGGCCCCTTCAAGGCCCTGCTCGCGGGCTATATTGATTCCTACACCAAGAAATTCGGCTCAGCGCCCTCGGCTTTCGGCGGATATGCCTGGGACGGGCTCATGCTTTTGGCTGAAGCGGCGAAAATCTCGGGCTCCACCGCATCTGGGGGCTTGCGCGACGGCCTGGAGAAGGTCAAAGATTACCAGAGCGCCACCGGAGTGTTCACGTTCTCGGACAAGGACCACAACGGCCTGGACGAGACCAGCTTCGCCATGGTGAAGATCGAGGGCGGGAAGTTCGTCCTGCTCAAGTAA
- a CDS encoding ABC transporter substrate-binding protein, with protein sequence MLHRILGVLAVLSLWAAPAFAAEPIKIGAVVSVTGPASFLGEPEKNTLEMVKDELNAKGGVLGRPVELIVYDDESDVNKAVLATEKLLKKDGVMAVIGATTSGSTLAIMNKFPAAQVPLVSMSAAEKIVNPVNPWVFKVAPSDRHAVGRILQHAKAQGYKKIAIVTVSDGFGQAGREVLKELIPARGFTLVADEVYGPKDTDMTAQLTKLKDAAPDAIICWGTNPGPAVVARNRAQLGITTPLYMSHGVASKKFIELAKESAEGLMLPAGDLIVAAQLPDSHPQKAQLVEYTRQYQDKFKSDVSTFGGHGWDGLKLVAKAIEAAGTDKPAAVRDALEKIAAFPGIGGVFTFSATDHNGLGEDAFEMVVIQGGDWKIVK encoded by the coding sequence ATGCTGCATCGGATTCTGGGTGTTCTCGCGGTTCTTTCGCTGTGGGCGGCTCCGGCTTTCGCGGCCGAGCCCATCAAGATCGGGGCGGTGGTGTCGGTGACGGGGCCTGCCTCGTTTCTGGGCGAACCGGAAAAGAACACCCTGGAGATGGTCAAGGACGAGCTCAACGCCAAGGGCGGGGTGCTGGGACGGCCCGTGGAGCTCATCGTCTATGACGACGAATCCGATGTGAACAAGGCCGTGCTGGCCACCGAGAAACTCCTGAAGAAGGACGGCGTCATGGCCGTGATCGGGGCCACCACGTCCGGCTCCACCCTGGCCATCATGAACAAGTTCCCGGCGGCCCAGGTGCCGCTGGTGTCCATGTCTGCGGCGGAGAAGATCGTGAACCCGGTCAATCCGTGGGTGTTCAAGGTGGCCCCGTCGGACCGCCACGCCGTGGGGCGCATCCTGCAGCACGCCAAGGCCCAGGGATACAAGAAGATCGCCATCGTCACCGTGTCCGACGGCTTCGGCCAGGCCGGTCGCGAGGTGCTCAAGGAGCTCATCCCGGCGCGCGGTTTCACCCTGGTGGCCGACGAGGTCTACGGCCCCAAGGACACCGACATGACCGCCCAGCTCACCAAGCTGAAGGACGCCGCCCCCGACGCCATCATCTGCTGGGGCACCAACCCCGGCCCCGCCGTGGTGGCCCGCAACCGTGCGCAGCTGGGCATCACCACGCCCCTGTACATGAGCCACGGCGTGGCTTCGAAAAAGTTCATCGAGCTGGCCAAGGAGTCCGCCGAAGGGCTCATGCTCCCGGCCGGAGACCTCATCGTGGCCGCGCAGCTGCCCGATTCCCATCCCCAGAAGGCGCAGTTGGTGGAGTACACCAGGCAGTACCAGGACAAGTTCAAGTCTGACGTGTCCACCTTCGGCGGCCACGGCTGGGACGGCCTCAAGCTGGTGGCCAAGGCCATCGAGGCCGCCGGTACGGACAAGCCCGCGGCAGTGCGCGACGCCTTGGAAAAGATTGCCGCGTTCCCCGGCATCGGCGGGGTGTTCACCTTCAGCGCCACGGATCACAACGGCCTGGGCGAGGACGCCTTCGAGATGGTGGTCATCCAGGGCGGGGACTGGAAGATAGTGAAATAG
- a CDS encoding branched-chain amino acid ABC transporter permease, translated as MLSGAPQYLVSGLTVGATYGLTALGFTMIFNTTGIINFAQGEFVMLGGMLSVVLMKAGAPLPLAIALAVAVAALAGALIERAVIRPVGRSAPVNLVIITIGVSILVRGAVMLAFGKDTFSLPAFSGTKPLSILGAAVQPQSIWVLAITLALLAALKLFFSRTIHGKAMLACACERKAASLMGISVERMAMFSFALSGFLGAVGGAILTPITLTSYDVGVMLGLKGFAACILGGLGNPFGAAAGGLILGVLESLGAGFISSAYKDAFAFIVLLALLFVKPTGLFGGPKSDRV; from the coding sequence ATGCTCTCAGGCGCGCCGCAATATCTGGTATCCGGTCTCACGGTGGGGGCCACCTACGGGCTCACGGCCCTGGGCTTCACCATGATCTTCAACACCACCGGCATCATCAACTTCGCCCAGGGCGAGTTCGTGATGCTTGGCGGCATGCTCTCCGTGGTGCTCATGAAGGCCGGAGCTCCGCTGCCCCTGGCCATCGCCCTGGCCGTGGCCGTGGCCGCCCTGGCCGGCGCGCTCATCGAGCGCGCCGTGATCCGGCCCGTGGGCCGCTCGGCCCCGGTGAACCTGGTCATCATCACCATCGGCGTGTCCATCCTGGTGCGCGGGGCGGTGATGCTCGCGTTCGGCAAGGACACCTTCTCCCTCCCGGCCTTTTCCGGCACCAAACCCCTGAGCATTCTCGGCGCGGCCGTGCAGCCCCAGAGCATCTGGGTGCTGGCCATCACCTTGGCGCTTCTGGCCGCGCTCAAGCTCTTCTTCAGCCGAACCATCCACGGCAAAGCCATGCTGGCCTGCGCCTGCGAGCGCAAGGCCGCCTCCCTCATGGGCATCTCCGTGGAACGCATGGCCATGTTCTCGTTTGCGCTCTCGGGCTTTCTCGGTGCCGTGGGCGGGGCCATCCTCACCCCCATCACCCTGACCTCCTACGACGTGGGCGTGATGCTCGGGCTCAAGGGCTTCGCGGCCTGCATCCTGGGCGGGCTGGGCAACCCCTTCGGCGCGGCCGCGGGCGGGCTCATCCTCGGGGTGCTGGAATCGCTGGGCGCGGGATTCATCTCTTCGGCCTACAAGGACGCCTTCGCCTTCATCGTGCTACTGGCGCTTCTCTTCGTCAAACCCACCGGGCTTTTCGGCGGCCCCAAATCGGACCGGGTGTAG
- a CDS encoding branched-chain amino acid ABC transporter permease: MGALRNNAGLLVFAAALAAAPLALANDYYVNVLILCCINALIVMGLNLLMGYAGQVSLGHAAFFGLAAYTTAVATTTLGLPIPVGMAAGIGMSALVGWLIAVPTLKLHGHYLAMATLGFGIIVSIVFNEAVDVTGGPSGFVGIPRLALAGFTFASDKSYYFLVAGVLWLATLVSRRVIGSRTGRALRAIHVSESAAQAMGIDLAGHKRFVFVLSAVYAGVAGVLYAHHLTFVAPSSFGFNFSVQLITMVVLGGMASIWGAVAGAFFLTSLPEFLRMFEEVDILIYGGLLVACMMFMPDGLAGGARALVRRMKAVRRG; encoded by the coding sequence GTGGGCGCGCTTCGCAACAACGCGGGCCTGCTCGTTTTCGCGGCCGCCCTGGCCGCCGCCCCCCTGGCCCTGGCCAACGACTATTACGTCAACGTCCTCATCCTCTGTTGCATCAACGCCCTCATCGTCATGGGGCTCAATCTCCTCATGGGCTATGCCGGGCAAGTGTCGCTCGGGCACGCGGCCTTCTTCGGGCTGGCCGCCTACACCACGGCCGTGGCCACGACCACGCTCGGCCTGCCCATCCCCGTGGGGATGGCGGCGGGCATCGGCATGTCCGCCCTGGTGGGCTGGCTCATCGCCGTGCCGACGCTCAAGCTCCACGGCCATTACCTGGCCATGGCCACCCTGGGCTTCGGCATCATCGTGTCCATCGTGTTCAACGAGGCCGTGGACGTGACCGGCGGCCCCTCCGGATTCGTGGGCATCCCGAGGCTTGCGCTCGCGGGCTTCACCTTCGCCTCGGACAAGTCCTATTACTTCCTGGTGGCGGGGGTGCTCTGGCTGGCCACCCTGGTGTCCCGGCGAGTGATCGGATCGCGCACGGGCCGGGCGCTGAGGGCCATCCACGTGAGCGAATCCGCGGCCCAGGCCATGGGCATCGACCTGGCCGGGCACAAGCGCTTCGTGTTCGTGCTCTCGGCGGTGTACGCCGGCGTGGCCGGCGTGCTCTACGCCCACCACCTGACCTTCGTGGCCCCGTCCTCCTTCGGGTTCAACTTCTCGGTGCAGCTCATCACCATGGTGGTGCTGGGCGGCATGGCCAGCATCTGGGGCGCGGTTGCCGGGGCCTTCTTCCTCACCTCGCTGCCGGAGTTTTTGCGCATGTTCGAGGAAGTGGACATCCTCATCTACGGCGGCCTGCTGGTGGCCTGCATGATGTTCATGCCGGACGGGCTGGCGGGCGGCGCGCGGGCTCTCGTGCGCCGCATGAAGGCGGTGCGCCGTGGCTGA